The Nitrospirota bacterium DNA segment TAGTTTTCCATAAGCTCCATTGCCCTCGGGCTTATTCTTTTTATATCTTTTCCGTTTACGAATGAAATCTTCTTAAGGTAGTGGGCTACGAGTGTGGGAATGTCTTCTTTTTTTTCTCTGAGCGGAGGGGTGTTTATTGTTATGGCATTTATCCTGTAAAGGAGGTCTTCTCTGAACCTCTCTGTGGCGACTAACCCAGGGAGGTCCTTGTTCGTTGCAGAGACGAGCCTTACATCAACAGGTATTGACTCATTGTCTCCTACACGCTCAACCACTTTTTCCTCAAGGACATTAAGGAGCTTTGCCTGCATGAAGGGTGGCATATCCCCTATCTCATCAAGGAATATTATTCCTTTGTCTGCTGCCTCAAACCTTCCAATTCTATCTATGAGGGCTCCTGTAAAAGAGCCCTTCTTATGGCCAAATAGCTCGCTTTCAAGGAGGTGCTCATTCAAAGAGGCACAGTTAAGCTGTAGAAAAGGACCTTCTTTCCGCCTGCTCAGTGCATGTATCGCCTTTGCAACGAGGTTTTTTCCTGTGCCACTTTCACCGCATATAAGCACAGGTGCTTCGCTTTCTGCAGAGTTTCTTATCTCCTCATAAAGCCTCTGCATTGCAATACTTCTACCCAGAAGCCCCATGAACCAGGACTCCTGCCTGAGTTCATGCTTAAGCTCCTCAAGCTCAAGTTCCTTAAGATAAAGGGCTGTTATATCTGTCATTGTCTCAACAGCTCCTATTATCTCGCCCTCGTGTCTTAACACTACTGCATTCTTAAGGAGATAAACCGCCCTTCCATCCTTTGTCCTGATTCTACAGCGTTTGTTACAGATTGAGCCCTCTTTAAATAGATTGCATCTCCTCTGAACACCCGACTTTGTTAGCACAACACATGTGTCGCTATCAAGGATTGTGCAGGATTTGCCTACTGCCTCTTCCCTCTTAAACCCTGTCGTCTCTTCGGCTGCACGATTCATGAAAAGGATTTCACCTTCCTCGCTCACAACGATGAGTCCATCCCTCATGGTCTCAAATATATTTATGAGAAAATTCGGGTCTTTTAATAATCTTTCAAGTATCATACGCTGTTAACTGTTAACTAAAAAACATTAACATATTTAACAGTTAACAGTCAAGCTAAAATTAGTAGACAATCTAATATGTTGAATTTTAAGGATTTTCCTTTTTCCCTTACCTGGCACAGGGTTTGCTTTCTAAAGATTTAGAAAGGAGGATAAGATGAAAAAGGCACTGATAGCAGTAGATGACACAAAGGGCTCAAGGGCGGTCCTTACTACATACCATAACCTTGTTAAGAGACCTGAAGAGATTGTGCTTCTACATGTTCAGAGGCTTGAGGGAAGGTCTCTTATGACTGCAATGCTCAGTGAGGCTGAGATGTCAACCCTTAAGGAGTCCCTGAAAGGCACAGAGCATAAGGACAAGATTGACATGCTCGCAAAAAGGATAATTACCTACTATGAAAAAGAGCTAAAAGAAGATGGAGTCTTAATAAGGACTCTGATAAAGGAAGGAAACCCAGTAGATGAAATCCTTAATACTGCTCATGAGGAAAGGGCAGAG contains these protein-coding regions:
- a CDS encoding sigma 54-interacting transcriptional regulator; translation: MILERLLKDPNFLINIFETMRDGLIVVSEEGEILFMNRAAEETTGFKREEAVGKSCTILDSDTCVVLTKSGVQRRCNLFKEGSICNKRCRIRTKDGRAVYLLKNAVVLRHEGEIIGAVETMTDITALYLKELELEELKHELRQESWFMGLLGRSIAMQRLYEEIRNSAESEAPVLICGESGTGKNLVAKAIHALSRRKEGPFLQLNCASLNEHLLESELFGHKKGSFTGALIDRIGRFEAADKGIIFLDEIGDMPPFMQAKLLNVLEEKVVERVGDNESIPVDVRLVSATNKDLPGLVATERFREDLLYRINAITINTPPLREKKEDIPTLVAHYLKKISFVNGKDIKRISPRAMELMENYSWPGNVRQLINALEHSAITCKSDTLEIINLPDYIFKETTASRDSTEQENIRTVLSTYKGNRTLAARHLGISRVTLWKKLKELGVQ
- a CDS encoding universal stress protein, which produces MKKALIAVDDTKGSRAVLTTYHNLVKRPEEIVLLHVQRLEGRSLMTAMLSEAEMSTLKESLKGTEHKDKIDMLAKRIITYYEKELKEDGVLIRTLIKEGNPVDEILNTAHEERAELVILGSGRKGFDRLITGSVAREVEKRAKVPVLIARQSLMCVEPYSWADAYAAVSVFGVVALVLLLLGFLL